The sequence ACCCATTTCAATATATCTACATGCTCTTTTAGCAACTAAAATTGGGTTTAAAATAGGATTTGGAGTTTCAACCACTGCTATTTGTGGATTATCCATACCAAATTCATCTTTTATAATATCAGTTATTTTTTTTATATTTTTTCCTTTTTTACCTATTACTTTTCCTGGTTTCATTACTTCAACTTCTATTCTTGTAACTATTGGAGTTCTTTGAATATTAACTCCTGAAAATCCAGATCTATCTAGTTCTTTTTCTAGGAATTTTGAAACTTTATATTTTGCAATTGAATCTTTTATGAATTTTCTTTCTATAGCCATTTTTATACCCCTAATATTAGATTTTTTCCTCAAGAATTATTTCAATAAAGGAAGTTTCATAATTTGCCATCATGGATTTTCCTTTTGGAGCAACTCTTGGGTATGTCTTTTGTTTATTTGCTGCAATGTGTGCAACATATGGATTTAATAATCCTTTTGAATCTGCATTTGCTTTTGCATTTTTTAATACTTCTAAAATAATTTTTGAAGCTTTTATAGGCCATCTACCTTTTTTTCCTCCAAGTTCTTTTCTATGTGCCATTCGTTTATTATGTTTTCTGAATCTTACTAC comes from Candidatus Micrarchaeia archaeon and encodes:
- the rplV gene encoding 50S ribosomal protein L22 is translated as MKKYMINSSEKSAKARIEGVNASYKQLSAVCDNVRGMETDNALTFLRDASEGKQVVRFRKHNKRMAHRKELGGKKGRWPIKASKIILEVLKNAKANADSKGLLNPYVAHIAANKQKTYPRVAPKGKSMMANYETSFIEIILEEKI